Within Stella humosa, the genomic segment TGCCGGCCAGCAGCTCTGCCAGTTCGGTCGCCCGGTCGGTGATGGTGCGGGCGTGGATGCGCTGGATCGTGGCGCCGCTCTTCGGGCTGCCGGCATAATGCTCGGCAAACCGCTCGAACTTGTAGTCCTTGCCCTGGTCGAGCGAGACGACGCGGTAGGGGCCGGTGCCGATGGGCCGCCGGTTCATCTCCTCCGGGCCCTTGTAGTTGCGCGAATAGACGAACATCGGCATCGACAGGAAGTCGATGGCCGGCGGGAAGGGCCGGTGCAGGTGGATGCGCACCTTGTGCCCGTCGAGGATGTCGACCTTCTTGATCCAGTTGGTGTTGCGCTGGTAGAGCGCCTTGTTCGCCGGATCGGCCACGAAGTTGAACGTGTGGGCGACGTCCTCTGCGCCGAAGGCAGAGCCATCGTGGAACTTCACGCCCTGGCGCAGCTGCACGTCGAGCGTGACGTCGTCGACCCATTTCCACTCGGTCGCCAAGCCCGGCTTGTACGCGAAGGTCTCGGGATCGCGCTCGATCAGGTGGTCCCAGACATGGTGGGCGAAGACGATCCCGTCGCGCAGGCCGTTGTAATAGGAATCGATGTTGGGAACGACGTTGCGCCAGATCGGCCGCAACTCGTCCTTGGCCTTCTGGGCCGCGGCGGGCGCTGCCGGAAGGAAGGCTGCGAAGATGGCCGCCAGAAACGCCGCGAACATGCGCTGATGCATCCCGGTCCCCCTGTTCCCACCGCAGTCTGCGGGCATCCGGCCGCACCGGATCTTCCCGCATCGGGAGTATGGCGACCGGGTGCCTTCGCTGGCAACCGGGGTGGTTGCAATTCTATCCGGTGATCGCCGCGCGAATCTCCTCCACGATGGCCGCCGCTGCCGCCGCCGGGTCGGAGGCCGTGGTGACCGGCCGGCCGACGACCAGGTAGTCGGCACCGGCGGCGATGGCCGCGGCCGGGGTCGCCACGCGCTTCTGGTCCTGCGCGTCGGTCCCGGCCGGGCGGATGCCGGGAGTGACGATGGTCAGGCCGGCGCCGGCCCGCGCGCGGATGGCGGCGGCCTCGGCCCCCGATGCCACGACGCCGTCGCCGCCCGCCGCGAGCACCATGTCGACGCGGTCGAGCACGAGGTCGGCCAGCCCGCGCGAGAAGCCCTCGCGCTGCAGGTCGGCATTGCCGACGCTGGTCAGCACGGTGACGAACAGCAGTTTCAGGGCCGAGTCGCCGCGGCCTTCGATCGCCGCCCGGCAGGTGCGCGGGTCGGCGTGCAGCGTCAGGAAGGTGGCGTCCAGGCGGGCCACGCTCTCCACCGCCTTGCGCACGGTCTCGGGGATGTCGAGGAACTTGGCGTCGATGAAGACCTGGTGCCCCTCGCCGACGAGGCGGCGGACGAGGTCGATGCCACCCGCGAACAGGAGCTGCAGGCCGATCTTGTAGAAGCCCGCGGCAGGGCCGATGCGGCGCACCATGGCCTCGGCCTCGGCGACGGTCGGCAGGTCGAGTGCGACGATGAGGCGGTCGCGCGGGTCGATCCGGCGGGCTTCTGGCATGGCTGGGCTACCTCGCAGAGGGTTGTTGGCCGGTGCGGCGGTGGTCGGGGCGGCGCTCTTTTGGCGCGTAGGCTTGCGGCTGGCAAGTCCGCGCGGCCGGGCCGGCTCAGCCGACCGGGTTGAAGGCGTCGGAATGGAACGCCGCCGGCCGGACGCCGGATACCCGCAGTCCACTGCGTAATGCCCGAACCATGGCGGGCGGCCCTGCGGCATGGATGACCGGGGCATCCAGCGATTCCGCCGTCGTGACCGCAACGGCCACCAGCCGATCGGTGGCGGCCTGCCAGGCGAAGGACGGGTGGGCAGCGGCCAGCCCGTCCAGGCAGGCGGCGCCATAGAGGTCGGCCGGGTCGGTGGCCCCGGCGCATAGCGTCGTCGGCCGGTCCGGCTGCTCCGCCAGCGCGGCGCGTGCGATCGCCAGCATCGGTGCCAGGCCGGTGCCGCCCGCCACCAACAGCAGCGGCCCGGCGCCATCCGGCCGCAGATAGGCGCGCCCGAATGGCCCCTCCATCGTCACCGGGTCACCCGGCCGCAGGTCGGCGGCCGCCGCCGCCGCCCCGCCGGAGCCGGCTGCGCGCAGGTGGAAGGTGATGGTGGCGTCGCCCGGCAGACCGGCCATCGAGAAATCGCGCGGCGCAGCTCCGGCAAAGCCCAACGTCGCATACTGCCCGGCCAGATACGCGAGCCCGCCGGGCGGCGGCTCGACCGCCAGTTCGGTGATGCGGGGTCCGAGCGGGCGCCGGTTCGCGACGCGGGTGTCGAAGCGGCGGGGGAAGGGTGGCGGCAACGGTGCGTCCGCCAGGGCCAGGGTCACGTCGCTGGTAGCCCGGGCGCGGCAGGCCAGGACGATGCCGCCGCGGCGCTCGGCCGGCGACAATGCCGCGGCGGCGTGTGGATCATGGGTCACTTCGCCAGCCACGAGCCGCATGCGGCAGGCGCCGCACAGGCCAGACCGGCAGCCATAGGGCAGCGGCAATCCAGCCGCCAGACCCGCTTCCAGCAGCGTTTGCCCATGCTCGATCGTGGCCGGAGCGTGGCCGTCGACTTTCAGCAGGATCATTCTGGCCGGAAACGCAAAAACGCCCGGCCGGGGGCGGCCGGGCGTTCAGGGGGCGAGGAGGTTGACTGCGGCAGGGGGGGCGCCGCAGCCATCGCCGCGTCGCGATCAACAGGGAGAGAGGATCGCGTGACGCAGATATTAAAATCCCAGATTCGCCCGATGGTCCAACGCGACTCTTGCAATTCAGTCATGCAAACCCGGCATGCCCGCGACGAATTCTCGCCCAACCCTGGATAGAGCCGATGCCGGACGCCGATCAGGCGGCGGCGCGGGCCGCCAGCGGCAGACGCCGCCGGGCACGCGCGTGAATGGCATCGCCGAACGCCTGGAAGATGCGCACGCTGTAGGGGTTCTCCTGCGGCTTGTATTCCGGGTGCCACTGCACGCCCAGCACGAAGGCCGCCGCCGACGGCATCGAGACCGCCTCGACCGTGCCGTCCGGCGCCATCGCCTCGACCCGCAGCGGGTCGGCGACGCGGCAGATCGCCTGCTGGTGCAGGGAATTGACGCACATGTCCTCGACCCCCAGCAGGTCGCGCAGCATGCCGCCCTCGGCCAGCGTGATCGCATGGGCGGGGCCGTAGTTGCGGTCCATGTCGGGCGAGCGGATCGAGCGATGGTCGAAGCGGCCCGCGACCGTCTGCACGCGCTGGGTCAGGCTGCCGCCCAGTGCCACGTTCAGCTCCTGGATGCCGCGGCAGATCGCCAGCACCGGCACGCCTTCCTCGATCGCCGTGCGGATCAGCGGCAAGGTGGTCGCGTCGCGCTTGGGGTCGTGCAACTCGGGCGTCTCGCTGTCGCCGCCCTCATAGAGATGCGGCTCGACGTTCGACGGGCTGCCGGTCAGCAACAGGCCATCCAGCCGGCGCACCACCTCGTGCAGGTCGATCGACGGGCCGGCCGCGGGGATCAGCAGCGGCAGGGTTCCGACCCAGGTCATCGCGTCGACATAGCGCTCGTTGACGCAATGGAACGTCGCGTAGCGCACGAAGCGGATGCAGGACGGAATGCCGACGATGGGCGGGCTTGCGGGCAGGGTCATGCCGGTCTCGATCGCTGGATGGGTTCGGGCCGCGGCCAAATCTCGAACGGCCAAACTGGGGCGAGTGCGATTATCATTGCACGGAACGGACCAGACTGTGGAGCCATTCCATGACGTTTTCGTTCGCGCGATCGGTCGTGGCCCTGGCGCTTGCCGCCTGGGCCTGGGGGACGCCGGCCCTGGCCCAGGCACCCGTCGACACCGCCCTGGTGCTGGCGGTCGATTCGTCGGGCAGCATCGACGAGACCGAGTTCCGCCTCCAGCGCGAGGGGATCGCGGCGGCACTCACCAGCCCGCGGGTGCTCCAGGCGGTGGCCGGCGGCGCCTTCGGCCGACTGGCCGTCGCCTATGTCGAGTGGGGGTCGCCCGGCGGGGCGGAAACGGTGGTGGGCTGGGCTTTCGTGACGGACCGGGCCTCGGCAGAGGCGGCGGCCGCCGCGATCGTGTCGGCACCGCGTTCGCCCCAGAGCTACAACGCCATCGGCGATGCGATCGACCACGCCGCCGGCCTGTTCTCGGCATGCGGCTGCGAGGCGACGCGCCGCGTGATCGACCTGTCGGGTGACAACGCCGACATGCGCAGCCGAAACCCCGCGGCGGCCGCCCGCGACGGTGCCGTCGCCCGCGGGATCACGGTGAACGCGCTGGCGGTGCTGGAGGACGATCGCCGGGGGCCGGGCGGGCGGCCCTGGCTGGTGGAATACTATGAGGGCAACGTCATCGGCGGACCCGGCGCCTTCGTCATGGCGGCCAGCGACCGGGCCGACTTCACGCGCGCACTCCTCGACAAGATGGTGCTGGAGATCGCCGGCACGCCGACGCCGGTCCGGACGATCGCCGGCCGTTGAACGCCGGGTTCAGCGTGTCCGCAGCTTCTCCTGCAGCCGCAGGAGCTGGGAGGCCGCGGGCCGGGCGGCCAGCGCCTTCTCCCACTGCGCCCGGGCTTCGTCGCGCCGGTTGAGGGCGGCATAGACGTCGCCCAGATGCTCGCGCACGCGTGCGGGTTCGACCGCGTCCATGCCGATCGCCCGCTCCAGGGCGGCCTGTGCCTCCACCAGCCGGCCGCTGCGGAACAAGGTGTAGCCCAGCGTATCCTGGACATCGCCCGATTGCGGTTGCTGGGCGGCGGCCGCGCGGGCCTGGCGCAGCGCCTCGGGCAGGTCGCGGCCGCGGATGGCAAGGAACCAGGCGAGCGCGTTCTGCCCCTGCCAGAAGCCCTGGCGCGCGGCGGTGCGATAGAGCCGCTCGGCCGCGGCCTCGTCGACCGGGATGCCCATGCCCTGCTCGTGCAGCCAGGCCAGCGCCACCTGGGCCCGGGGGTCGCCCTGGGCCGCGGCCGCCTCGTACCAGCGCGCGGCCTGGCCCGGGTCCTGGGGCACGCCGCGGCCAAGCTGGTAGAGCCAGGCGAGGTTGCGCTGGGCATCGGCCGCCCCCAGGCGGGCCGCGCGCAAGTACCAGCGGGCGGCCTCGGCATCGCTGGCCGGCACGCCCAGCCCTTGCTCGTAGATCCAGCCGAGTTGGCTCTGGGCGGCGATGTCGCCCTGGTCGGCGGCGCGACGGAACCAGCGCGCGGCCTCGGCCGGGTCGGCGCGCACGCCGCGGCCCTGTTGCAGGACGAAGCCGTAGGCGGTCTCGGCCTCCGCCTCGCCCTGGCGGGCAGCCCGGCCGATCCATTCCGCGCCGGCGGTCTCGTCGGCGACAACGCCGCGGCCCTGCTGGAACAGCCGGCCCAGCATGAGCTGGCCGACGGCATCGCCGCGATCGGCGCTCTGGCGAAACCAGCGGGCCGCCTCGCGCTCGTCGCGCCGCGTGCCCTGCCCCTCGAGGTGGAGGAGGCCGATCGCGGTATCGGCCGGCGGGTAGTTCTGGATCGAGGCCAGGCGATACCAGCGCATGGCGGTCGCGGGATCCTGCGGCACGCCGCGCCCATCTTCGTACAGCAATCCGAGGCTGGTCTGGGCGGGTGCGTAGGATTCCTCGGCCGCGCGGCGGTACTGTGCCACGGCCTCGTCCCAGCGCTGGGCCTTGTCGAGCGCGCGGCCGAGCTGGAAGCGGATGCGGACATGCTCGGGGCGGTCGGCCAGCGCCTTCCGGCAGGCCTGGATCGCGGGCTCGCTTTCGATGCGCGGGAAGGCGGTCCCGGCCCGCGGCGGCGGGGTCTCGCCATGGTTAAGCCAGGGCTGCGGCAGCCCGGCCAGACGGTCGCAGCCGGCCAGGTCGGCCCTGGCTGGCGCAGCAGACATGGCCTCGCCCAGCACGACCATGCCGACCAGGGCTGCGGCCACCGCGGGCGGCAGGGGGCGGCGGGCCCCCCGGCCCGCGGGGTTGGTCACTGGTGCTGCTGGACGCCCCCGGGCTGGTTCTCGTTGAAGACGAACAGCTTGCCATCCAGGCGGACGTCCTGGCGCGCCTCGGTCAGCGCGATGTTGGTGGTGATGCCCTGCCCGTCCGTCACCGACCATTGCCGCAGGGCCAGCGGCTCGCTCTGCAGGGCCAGCTCGACCGAGCCGGCGGCCGGGTCCTTGGTCTGCACCAGCGTCAGCCGGACGACGCCGGCCTGGCGGTCGTAGCGGGTCAGCGTCACGTCGCCCGTGAAGCTGATGCGCTCGCGCAGCAGGAACCAGAGCGGGGTCAGGTTGACCGGGATCTGGGTCGTCTGCTTCAGGGCGGTGTCGTAGGAATAGACCACCGTGCCGTCCGAGATGATCAGCAGCGGCGCCGGCGGATCGTACTGGAAGCGCAGCTTGCCGGGCCGCGACAGGTAGAAGGTGCCCTCGGCATAGGCCCCGTTCGAGGCGACCTGGACGAAGCGGGCCTGCATGGTGCGGATGCCCGAGAGGTAGGCCTGCATGCGCTCGACGTCGGCCTGCTGCTCGGCCGTCAGGCGGGCGGGGGCCGTCTGGGCCAGGGCGGGCCAGGGGAAGGAGGCACCGGTCACCAGCGCGGCAAAGGCCATCGCCAGAATGGAGCGGCGCCCGGTCGGAAGCTGGGAATAGCGCATCGAACCCTCGGCGGAACAGCAGGTGAAGCCCGGCGGATCCGGGTGCTGCGGCGTGGGATGAAGCCAGGGGAATGCGGCAAAGGCAAGGCGTCGCCGCCGCTCAACCGGTGCGTTGGTCGACCCCGCCGTGCTCCGGCTCGGCCAGGGCTGGCGGCGGTGCCGGGTTGCGGTAGGCGATGGCGGCCAGGAAGCGGCCGCGGCCCGCCCGCCCGTGCTCCTCGGCCCGCGCGCGGGCCTGTTCGCCGTCGCCGGCCAGGATCGCCTCGACCAGGCGGCGATGCTCGGCGTTGGATGCGGCCATGTTGGCGACCGGTTCCAGCGAGCGGCGGCGGAACAGGCGCAGCGCCTTGGTCTGCTCCAGGTAGGCTGCCTCGATCCGCCGGTTGGGCGCCATCTCGACGATCCGGCGGTGCAGCAGGGTGTTCAGTTCAAAGAACCGCTCGCGATCCACGGCCGCGATGGCGCGGTCCATCTCGTCGACGAGCCCGGCCAGCTCGAGCGCCTGGGCGGCGCCGGCCGCCATGGCGAGCTGGCGGCCGGCCTGCGCGAAGAGCAGGGTCGCCAGCTCGTAGGTGTCGATCGCCTCGTCGACGGCCAGCATGCGCACGAAGGCGCCGCGGTTCATGATCACGGTGACCAGGCCGCTGCGTTCCAGCGCGCGGGCGGCCTCGCGCACCGGGCCGCGGCTGACGCCCAGCCGGCGGGCGAGCGCGATCTCGTTCAGGCGCTCGCCCGGGGCGATGCTGCCGTCCAGGATCAAGGCCTCGATCGCAGCCTGCACGCGCGCGGCGAGTGCTACGCCAGCCGTTTCCGGGGGCGTCGGAATCGCCTCCCGGTCGGGATCGGGGGCGGTGGAATGAGCGCGGACGGATTGTTTACAATCGATCGCCATGGCTGATACGATCATCGGACCGAGGGAGAGAAACTACAGGAAGACGGCCGGAAAAGGCCATCTCCGATTGTCTACAGACGATCAAGCCAGCCGGCGCCCGAGCAGGCGACGGGGATGGAGGAGCCATGAACGAAGCCGGGCTTGCCGCCGACAGCCGCCTCGATGCCGGATTGCCGCTGCGCCGCCTCAAGTTGCTGGACCTCACGGTCGCCCGCGCCGGCCCGACCTGCGTGCGCCACCTGGCCGACTGGGGCGCCGACGTGATCCGCATCGAGCCGCCGCGCACCGGCGGCGGCGAGGTCGGCAACCGCGACGGCTTCGACTTCCAGAACCTGCACCGCAACAAGCGCGCGATCGAGCTCGACCTGAAGTCCGAGAAGGGCAAGGAGATCTTCTTCCAGCTCGCCCGCGACGCCGACGTGATCGTCGAGAACATGCGGGCACAGGTGAAGTTCCGCCTCGGGGTCGACTACGAGACCGTGCGCCGGGTCAACAAGCGCATCGTCTATGCCTCCATCTCGGGCTTCGGCCAGGACGGGCCCTATGGCCACCGGGCCGGCGTCGACCAGATCGCCCAGGGCATGGGCGGGCTGATGTCGATCACGGGCGAGCCCGGCCAGGGCCCGTTGCGCGTGGGCATCCCGATCGCCGACCTGACGGCCGGCAACCTGCTGGCGCTGGCGGTGATGATGGCGCTGTTCCAGCGCGAGGAGACGGGCGAGGGGCGCTGGGTGCATACCAGCCTGCTCGAGGCGCAGGTCTTCATGCTGGATTTCCAGGCGTCGCGCTGGCTGCTGGCGGGCGAGGTCGCCAAGGCGGCCGGCAACGACCATCCAACCGCGATCCCGACCGGCGTGTTCCCCGCGTCCGACCGGCCGATTACCATCGCCGCGTCGTCGCCCCGCCTGTGGGGCCGTTTCTGCCAGGCGCTGGGCAAGCCCGACTGGGTGGCCAAGCCCGGCTGGGACACTGGCGAGGGTCGCTCGAAGGACCGGCTGGCGATCAACCAGGCGATCTCGGACGTGACGCGCGAGAAATCGAGCCTCCACTGGATCGAGGTGCTGGACGAGGCCGGTATTCCCTGCGGGCCGATCAACACCATCGACCAGACCTTCGCCGACCCCCAGGTCCAGCATCTGGGCCTGGCTCGGCCGGTCGAGCATGCGCGCCTCGGCCCGCAGCGCATCGTCGGCACGCCCCTCAACATGAGCGGGCTGGAGGATCGCATCCGCCGCCCGACGCCGGACGCCGGCCAGCACACCGACGAGGTGCTGGGCGCGCTCGGCTACGACGCCGGCACGATCGCCAAGCTCAGGGCCGACGGCATCATCTGAATTTCCGGCGCATCGGCCGGCCAGCCCAGGACGACAGGAGAACCCCGCACATGGATGGCGGCTCGCGCATCGCACTTCCGACCGAGAAGATCATCGCCGAGCGCCGGGGCGGGGTCGGCTGGCTCATCTTCAACCAGCCCGAGCGGCGCAACGCCATCTCGCAGGAGATGTGGGACGGCATCGCGGTGGCGGGCACGGCGTTCGCGGCCGATCCCGAGATCCGCGTGGTGATCATGCGCGGTGCCGGCGACAAGGCCTTCACTGCCGGCGCCGACATCAGCGAGTTCGAGAAGGTGCGCGCCGACGCCGCGGCCGAGGAGGCCTACCACGCGCGCTCGGCCGCGGCCGGCCGGGCGATGAAGTCGCTGACGGTGCCGCTGGTGGCGATGATCCGCGGCTTCTGCGTCGGCGGCGGCATGGCGATGGCCATGCGGGCCGACCTGCGCATCGCATCCTCGGACAGCAAGTTCGGCATCCCGGCCGCCAAGCTGGGCGTGTCCTACGCCCAGGAGTCGCTGGAGCGGCTGACCCAGTTGGTCGGGCCGTCGATGGCCAAGCACGTGATGTTCCTGGGCCGGCTCTACACCGCCGACCAGGCGCTGGCCATGGGCCTGGTGAACGAGGTGGTGGCGCCCGAGGAACTGGAGGCGACCGTCGAGGGTATTGCGGCCGAGATCGCCGCCAACGCCCCATTGTCGATCCGCGCGGCCAAGACGATGATCGAGCAGAGCCTGATCGACGCGCCGCGCCGCGACCATGACGGCAACGCCGCGCTGGAGCGCGCGTGCTTCGACAGCGAGGACTACAAGGAAGGCCGTCGCGCCTTCATGGAGAAGCGGCGGCCGGTGTTTCGCGGCCGCTGAGGGCCGACGACCTTCAAGGCGAGAGGACGGCGCGAGATGGCGGCCGGACCGGCAACGGGTCCGCAACGCCATCCGGCCGGAAACGACAAGGCAGGAGGAACGCCAACATGACCATCATTACCAGACGAGGTCTGCTGCAGGCCGGTGCCGCGCTCGGCACCGTTGGCGCCATGGGCCGTTTCCCGGCCCTGGCGCAGGAGATGACCCCGCACGAGAAGCAGCTCTACGAGGCGGCCAAGAAAGAGGGCGAGGTCACCTGGTACTCAGGCCAGCTCAGCGCCGAGCCGGGCGAGGCGGTGGGCAAGGCCTTCGGCGAGCGCTATCCGGGCCTGAAGGCGAACGTCATCCGCAGCACGTCCCAGGTGGCCTTCCAGCGCCTGTCGCAGGACATGCGCGCCCGCACCGCCCAGTGCGACATCTTCAGCTCGACCGATTCCGGCCATTACGGCTTCCTGAAAAAGGAAGGCCTGCTGATGAAGTACCGGCCGAAGAACGCGGACGGCATGATCGAGGCGGCCCGCAAGGGCGACCCCGACGACATGTTCCAGACCTGCTACTTCGGCCTCTACCTGATGGGCTACAACACCCAGAAGGTATCCGCGGCCGACGCGCCCAAGAGCTGGACCGACCTGCTCGACCCCAAATGGAAGGACCAGATCGCGGTCGGCCATCCGGGCTACAGCGGGGCCATCGGCATCTGGGCCCTGCTGATGAAGCAGATGTACGGCGTCGACTACCTGAAGAAGCTGGAGCGCAACAAGCCGCAGATCGGCCGTTCCAGCATGGACCCGGTGACGCTGATGAACGGCGGCGAGCGGGCGATCGGCGTGGCGATCCCGTCCGCCACCACGCTGCTCAGCATCTCGCGCGGCAACCCGCTGAAGCTGATCTACCCGACCGACGGCACGGTGGCGACGCCGGCGCCGACGGCGATCATCGCCAACGCGCCGCACCCCAATGCCGCCAAGCTCTTCATGGAGTTCGCGACCGGGCCGGAATATTCGCGGGTCATCACCAAGCTGTTCAACGAGTCGCTGCGGCCGGAAGTGCCGCCCCCGGTGGGCGGCCGGCCGCTCAACGACATCAAGCTGATCATGCCGACCATGGAAGAGGCCGAGAAGGGCGTGCCGGAAATGCGCGAGGTCTGGCGCGACATCTTCGGCGTCTGACACCGCCGGCATGTAAGACCGGATCCCCGGCGCCCATGCGGGCGCCGGGTCGCCGACACCATTCCAGGCGGATCGTTCCAGCATGACCGACAGTGCGGCAATGGGCGCGCCGGGTCGCCCCCTCTCCATCCAGGCGCGGCTGCGCAACATCGAGCCCGCCACCCTCATCTGGGTGGCGCTGGCGGCCGTTCTTCTCGTCCTCGTCGCCTATCCCATGGGCAAGCTGCTCGTCTCCAGCTTCGAGACGCGCGGCACGGGCGCCTTCACCCTCGACAACTACATGACCGCCTATGGCCGGGCCCGCTATCTGGAGGCGCTCGGCAACTCGCTGATGCTGGGGCTGGCCGCCGCCGGCATCTCGGTGGTGCTGGCGGTGCCCATGGCCTGGGCGGTCTCACGCACCGACATGCCCGGCAAGAGCATCGTCTGGATCACGGTGCTGGGGGCCTTCATCCTGCCGCCCTTCCTGGGGGCGATCGGATGGATCCTCCTGGCCGGCCCCAATGCCGGCTTCCTCAACCAGTTCTGGCGTTGGGCGACGGGGCTGCAGGCGCCGCTGGTGAATGTCTATTCCTTCTCCGGCCTGGCCCTGGTCATCGCGCTGCACTCCTTCCCGCTGATCTTCATTTTCGTGAAGTCCGCGCTCGACCTCGTGTCGTCGGAAATGGAGGACGCGGCCAACATCCTGGGCGCCGGCACCTGGACGACGACCCTGAAGATCACCCTGCCGCTGGTCTGGCCGGCCATCCTGGGCGGCACCATCGTCGTCTTCCTGGAGACGATCGCGCTGTTCGGCACGCCCGCCATCATCGGCATCCCGGCCCGGATCAACGTCGTCACCACGCAGCTGTGGCAGTTCTTCGAGTATCCCGTCCGGGTCGAAGTGGCGTCGGCCTACGCCATGCCACTGCTGCTGATCACCGTCGTGATGATCCTGGCCCAGCGCCTGCTGCTCAACCGCAAGGGGTTCGTCTCGCAGAGCGGCAAGGGCGGCGAACGCCGGCCGACCCGGCTCGGCCCCTGGCGCTGGCCGGTGTTCGGCTGGTGCGCCTGCGTCGGCATTTTCTCCGTCGCCATGCCGATGATCGTGCTGATCCAGGCCTCCTTCGCCAAGGGCTGGGGCCGCGGCTTCAGCTGGGACAACCTGACCCTGCGCAACTACGAATACCTGCTGTTCCGCCACGAGATGGCGATTCAGTCGATCTGGAACACGCTGATCTTCTCCAGCATCGCCGCCACGGCGGCGGTCATCCTGGCGCTGCTCATCGCCTACATCGCCGCACGCCGGCTGGTGCCGTTCGCGGGTGCCTTAGGGTTCCTGGCGATGGCGCCCTTCGTCATCCCCGGCATCGTCATGGCCATCGGCTTCTACGCCGCCTACGCGTCGCCGCCGCTGGCGCTCTACGGCACGGCCGCCATCATCGTCATGGCCTTTGTCGCTCGCTTCCTGCCGATCGCCTATGCCAACTCCACCGCGGCCATTCGCGCCGTCCATCCCGAGATGGAGGAGGCGGCCCGCATCCTGGGCAGCGGGCGCATGCGCACGGTGGCGAAGATCACCGCCCCCCTGATCCGCAAGAGCCTGCTGGGCGGCTGGTTGCTGGTCTTCATCGTCTCGGCCCGCGAGCTGTCGTCGGCGGTGTTCCTGGTCGGGCCGAAGACGCTGACCATGGCCGTGCTCATCTACGACCTGAGCGAGGCCGGCAATTTCGAGGTCGTGGCCGCCATGGGCGGCCTGATGCTGGTCATCACCCTGGTGCTCGTCGGCGTCGGCATGAAGCTGGCCGGGCGCGATTTCATGTTGCGGAGGGATTAGCGATGCCCCGTCTGGTCCTGAACCGCCTCGGCAAGGCCTTCGGCAAGACGACCGTCGTCGACGGCGTCGAGCTGTCGCTCGAAGAGGGCGAGTTCGTCTCCCTGCTGGGTCCGTCGGGCTGCGGCAAGACGACGACCTTGCGCATGATCGCGGGCTTCATCGAGCCGTCCGCCGGCACGATCGAGCTCGATGGCAAGGTCGTGTCCCAGCCCGGATCGACCCTGCCGCCGGAGCGGCGGCGCATGTCGATGATCTTCCAGAGCTATGCCATCTGGCCGAACATGACAGTGGCCGAGAACGTCGCCTTCGGGCTCAAGCTGCGCAAGCTGCCCTCCGACGAAGTGCGCCGGCGGGTCGGCGAGATCCTGGAGGTGGTGCAGATGGGCCACCTGGCCGGGCGCTACCCGGCCGAGCTGTCGGGTGGCCAGCAGCAGCGGGTGGCGTTGGCGCGCGCCATCGTCGTCAAGCCGTCGGTCCTGCTGCTGGACGAGCCGCTGTCCAACCTCGACGCCAACCTGCGCGAGGAGATGCGGTTCGAGATCCGCCGCCTGCATGACGAGTTCCGCATCACCACCGTCTATGTCACCCACGACCAGGCCGAGGCGATGGCGACGTCCGACCGCATCGCCGTCATGCATGCCGGCCGCATCGAGCAGGTCGACGTCCCCCACCTGCTCTACACCCGGCCGCAGACCCGCTTCGTTGCCGGCTTCATCGGCCGCACCAACCTTCTGTCGGCGCGCTGGCAGAATGGCGAGGTCGGCTTCGAGGGAGGGTTCGCGCTGCCGGCCGGCATGCTGGGCCTGGCCCCGCCGGCGGGCGCGGCCGAGGGCACGGTGTCGATCCGCCCCCAGGGCATGCGCCTCCATCGCCAGGCGCCTGCGGCCGGCGTGCCGGTGCTGCCGGCCACCCTGTCGAGCCGGGTCTTCCTGGGCGAGACCTGGGACTATGGCGTGACCCTGCC encodes:
- a CDS encoding CaiB/BaiF CoA transferase family protein yields the protein MNEAGLAADSRLDAGLPLRRLKLLDLTVARAGPTCVRHLADWGADVIRIEPPRTGGGEVGNRDGFDFQNLHRNKRAIELDLKSEKGKEIFFQLARDADVIVENMRAQVKFRLGVDYETVRRVNKRIVYASISGFGQDGPYGHRAGVDQIAQGMGGLMSITGEPGQGPLRVGIPIADLTAGNLLALAVMMALFQREETGEGRWVHTSLLEAQVFMLDFQASRWLLAGEVAKAAGNDHPTAIPTGVFPASDRPITIAASSPRLWGRFCQALGKPDWVAKPGWDTGEGRSKDRLAINQAISDVTREKSSLHWIEVLDEAGIPCGPINTIDQTFADPQVQHLGLARPVEHARLGPQRIVGTPLNMSGLEDRIRRPTPDAGQHTDEVLGALGYDAGTIAKLRADGII
- a CDS encoding enoyl-CoA hydratase codes for the protein MDGGSRIALPTEKIIAERRGGVGWLIFNQPERRNAISQEMWDGIAVAGTAFAADPEIRVVIMRGAGDKAFTAGADISEFEKVRADAAAEEAYHARSAAAGRAMKSLTVPLVAMIRGFCVGGGMAMAMRADLRIASSDSKFGIPAAKLGVSYAQESLERLTQLVGPSMAKHVMFLGRLYTADQALAMGLVNEVVAPEELEATVEGIAAEIAANAPLSIRAAKTMIEQSLIDAPRRDHDGNAALERACFDSEDYKEGRRAFMEKRRPVFRGR
- a CDS encoding ABC transporter substrate-binding protein, with the translated sequence MTIITRRGLLQAGAALGTVGAMGRFPALAQEMTPHEKQLYEAAKKEGEVTWYSGQLSAEPGEAVGKAFGERYPGLKANVIRSTSQVAFQRLSQDMRARTAQCDIFSSTDSGHYGFLKKEGLLMKYRPKNADGMIEAARKGDPDDMFQTCYFGLYLMGYNTQKVSAADAPKSWTDLLDPKWKDQIAVGHPGYSGAIGIWALLMKQMYGVDYLKKLERNKPQIGRSSMDPVTLMNGGERAIGVAIPSATTLLSISRGNPLKLIYPTDGTVATPAPTAIIANAPHPNAAKLFMEFATGPEYSRVITKLFNESLRPEVPPPVGGRPLNDIKLIMPTMEEAEKGVPEMREVWRDIFGV
- a CDS encoding ABC transporter permease, which translates into the protein MTDSAAMGAPGRPLSIQARLRNIEPATLIWVALAAVLLVLVAYPMGKLLVSSFETRGTGAFTLDNYMTAYGRARYLEALGNSLMLGLAAAGISVVLAVPMAWAVSRTDMPGKSIVWITVLGAFILPPFLGAIGWILLAGPNAGFLNQFWRWATGLQAPLVNVYSFSGLALVIALHSFPLIFIFVKSALDLVSSEMEDAANILGAGTWTTTLKITLPLVWPAILGGTIVVFLETIALFGTPAIIGIPARINVVTTQLWQFFEYPVRVEVASAYAMPLLLITVVMILAQRLLLNRKGFVSQSGKGGERRPTRLGPWRWPVFGWCACVGIFSVAMPMIVLIQASFAKGWGRGFSWDNLTLRNYEYLLFRHEMAIQSIWNTLIFSSIAATAAVILALLIAYIAARRLVPFAGALGFLAMAPFVIPGIVMAIGFYAAYASPPLALYGTAAIIVMAFVARFLPIAYANSTAAIRAVHPEMEEAARILGSGRMRTVAKITAPLIRKSLLGGWLLVFIVSARELSSAVFLVGPKTLTMAVLIYDLSEAGNFEVVAAMGGLMLVITLVLVGVGMKLAGRDFMLRRD
- a CDS encoding ABC transporter ATP-binding protein yields the protein MPRLVLNRLGKAFGKTTVVDGVELSLEEGEFVSLLGPSGCGKTTTLRMIAGFIEPSAGTIELDGKVVSQPGSTLPPERRRMSMIFQSYAIWPNMTVAENVAFGLKLRKLPSDEVRRRVGEILEVVQMGHLAGRYPAELSGGQQQRVALARAIVVKPSVLLLDEPLSNLDANLREEMRFEIRRLHDEFRITTVYVTHDQAEAMATSDRIAVMHAGRIEQVDVPHLLYTRPQTRFVAGFIGRTNLLSARWQNGEVGFEGGFALPAGMLGLAPPAGAAEGTVSIRPQGMRLHRQAPAAGVPVLPATLSSRVFLGETWDYGVTLPGTDQKLRVAAPPFDVFDVGSAVWVEFDPRQMAVVR